Part of the Sulfurimonas sp. genome, TTGAAACCTCTCTCATTGCCTGAAGTGAAGCCTCAAGGGGAGAGAGTCCCTCTTTTATGTGTCTCTCGACATTTTCTATAACGATAATCGCATCATCTACGACTATACCGATAGCTAAAACAAGTCCGAAAAGTGTAAGCAGATTTATACTAAAGCCTAAAACATACATTCCCGCAAATGCCCCGATAATGGAGACGGGAACTGCCAATATGGGAATAAGCGTAGCTCTCCAACTCTGCAAAAACAAAAATATAATAAATACGACCAAAATGATAGCTTCTACAAAAGTTTTTACAACCTCGTTTATAGAAACCTGAACAAAGTCGGTAATATCGTAAGGGATAACATACTGCACATCGTCGACAAAATTTTTACTGATACCGTCTATAACTTTTCGGATCTCTTTTGCCGTCTCGATAGCATTTGCACCGCTTTGCAAAAATATAGCTACGGGAACTGCCGGAGAGTCGTTGAGCTTGTTTTTCATATCATAGCTTTGAGAACCGAGTTCTATAGTTGCCACATCTTTTAACTTTAGCGAGCTTCCATCCTCGTTTGCTCTTATGATAATATTTGAAAATTGTGACGGCTCGCTGTACCTTTGCGGCGTCTCAAGCGTGTATGTAAACATCTCGCCTTTTGCAACCGGTTCGGAAGAGAGTTTTCCGGCTGCATACTGCTCATTTTGTTCTCTTACCGCCACAATCAAATCATTAACGGTCAAAGAGTACTTTTGGAGTTTTAGCGGATCTATCCAGATACGCATAGAGTAATCTTTTGCTCCGAAGATAGTTACATCTCCGACACCTTTAACCCTTTTTAAATCATCCACGACATTCATAAGCGCATAGTTGGATAAAAATGTCACATCTCTGCTCTGTTTTGGCGAATGCAGAATGATTACCTGAAGCATATCGGGTGATTTTTCAGCGACTCTGACACCCTGCCGCTTTACCTGTTCGGGGAGTTTTGAGAGTGCCGCTTGAACACGATTGTTTACATCAATCTTTGCATCATCGGGATTTGTTCCGACTTTAAAAAATATGCTTATGCTAAGAGAGCCGTTATCTGCCGAGAGAGAGTTCATATAGAGCATATCTTTAGCCCCGTTAATCTGCTCTTCAAGAGGCGCCGCAACCGTTTTTGAGATAGTTTCGGCACTTGCTCCCTGATAAGATGTTGAGACGACTATCTGAGGCGGAATAACTCTCGGATACTCTCCGACGGGAAGAGACCGCATAGAGATAACACCTGCCAAAACGATAATAATGGCGATAACAGATGCAAAGATTGGTCTTTTTATAAAAAAAGCAGAAAGCATCTTATTTACCGTCCATAACTGTTACTTTGGCGTTTGGTTTTAACTTTGCGATATTGCTTATTGCAATCTCTTCATTCTCTTGCACTCCGCCCTCAACCATTGCGACACCGTTTTGTACATGTAAAACATTAACCGCTCTCATTGATGCGGCACCGTTTTCTATAATATAAACGACTGTAGCATCGGGAGTTTTTATAAGTGCGCCCTGAGGAATTTTTGCAACACTGTCATAACCGAATCCCTCTAAACTAACCTCGGCATACGAGCCTAAAATAAGCTCTCTCTTTGGATTTTCAAAAACTGCTCTAAGAAGAAGCGTATCTGTTTGCAAGTCCAGTTTGGGCGCTATAAAATCAACAGTGCCTTCGTATGATTTTGTTCCGCTCTTTAGCGTCACTTTTGCGCCCGTTTTTATCTGCGATGCATATTTTGAAGCATCGCTGCTAGGTATGGAAAACTCTGTGTAAAGAGTATTGAGTGCCGTGATAGTTGTAAGTTTTGAGTTTTGCGTCTCTATGTAAGCCCCTACATCTCTGCTGCTAAGTCCGACAATACCGTCCATAGGTGCTTTTATAGTCGTATAACCGTAATTTAGCTCTGCATTTTTAAGAGCCGCTTTTGCTTTTTGCACTTCAGCTTTTGCACTATCGTATGCATATAATATATCATCTCTTTGCTGCACGCTTACCGCACTGTTTTTAAATAAAAACTCGGTTCTCTCCCAATCTCTTGAAGCTTTGTTAAAATTTGCTTCGGCTTTAAGCAGAGATGCCTTTGACTCTTCAAGGGCTGCGCCGTATTCATCTTTTTGTATCTCGTAAAGCGTAGTACCCTCTTTTACAAATGTTCCCTCTTTGAAATTCTCTTTTACTAAAACACCTTTGACGCGAGCCACCACATCTACCTCCCTAAAAGGCTTCAGCACGGCAG contains:
- a CDS encoding efflux RND transporter periplasmic adaptor subunit, with translation MKSLTFLVILLFLVGCNDDKKSAPAAQAQAAQMPPLPVKAQKIKFDKANFTKSYSAVLKPFREVDVVARVKGVLVKENFKEGTFVKEGTTLYEIQKDEYGAALEESKASLLKAEANFNKASRDWERTEFLFKNSAVSVQQRDDILYAYDSAKAEVQKAKAALKNAELNYGYTTIKAPMDGIVGLSSRDVGAYIETQNSKLTTITALNTLYTEFSIPSSDASKYASQIKTGAKVTLKSGTKSYEGTVDFIAPKLDLQTDTLLLRAVFENPKRELILGSYAEVSLEGFGYDSVAKIPQGALIKTPDATVVYIIENGAASMRAVNVLHVQNGVAMVEGGVQENEEIAISNIAKLKPNAKVTVMDGK